Proteins encoded within one genomic window of Brassica rapa cultivar Chiifu-401-42 chromosome A09, CAAS_Brap_v3.01, whole genome shotgun sequence:
- the LOC103839417 gene encoding uncharacterized protein LOC103839417 isoform X3, with product MTLSNSAKTYPPRLYEEGKCPLQHRSMNHNSHLAALQMVEEAVGLDAWESIKTSSVGVIVKLKEMDYTWSAKAVHHLLTNQLVVNNIHEIWSIIEGQPIRLSLYEFGQITGFNCEPFDINDKVEVDHKPFWEEIGVSPSHGPMFSELRLLLTQIRNWSFEKRRMIGLLSVLSIGVLGISPGSRIPLEQAKRVLDIEAFERYPWGRVAFSSLVNSVKVISFEERNKYTLRGCVHALLIWVYESIPGIGEEYGNRIEGNQVPLLSWSASRCRINWNLFYKKEKSLHQKVRVRHLIVKSEAEIYPQWPEDKVDDDLHNLITDILHGELDDTYWNQNTRNAPVANKAKRKLASECEACLKKKMPKERTSDYACGSGLRFDGDDGFKHDLIEAVKTLTSTVASMDKIVAEKVLTAVDTTIEAKVNARVGQAELVLAKQISTLKEDVAILREQMQAIAPKNDAHFVNQEDEVNSNDPSWMVQDKAPTHLDAAAVQCVVRKKAKNSEVKLTSHVLLATDGEKVVGKNQAKKAAGDLKTVKKEKNVVPQLRDSAETWSNSEDRNKYGKLDATLDQLAASFLDGPLQKRKPQLTKTQVYPYVGNSTVKRIITGVSKAYHDPLAKVDETKFKKLLDYLHNIAGDNDVDTHFYMRLITPRDDWETDESGWLTDSNMASAMLMFHKRHMKDPSPYSSSRIAFLDHWFVKSWVRDYKTYDPKTWKFSDTYKKVFNGNYPTEFSNNRQWLKDVDRLFLCHLINGNHWVALEVDLLKKIIHVYDSIQTVVPSITDLQEECRPFMKMIPLLLNEMVPDR from the exons ATGACTCTATCAAACAGTGCAAAAACATATCCACCAAGGTTGTATGAAGAGGGGAAATGTCCATTGCAACATCGAAGCATGAATCACAACTCTCACTTGGCTGCTTTGCAGATGGTCGAGGAAGCAGTTGGCTTAGATGCGTGGGAATCCATTAAAACATCATCTGTTGGAGTTATTGTGAAGTTGAAAGAGATGGATTATACATGGTCAGCCAAGGCAGTTCACCATTTATTGACAAACCAATTGGTGGTTAATAATATCCATGAGATATGGTCTATCATAGAAGGTCAACCAATTAGGCTATCTCTATATGAGTTTGGTCAGATTACAGGTTTTAATTGTGAGCCTTTCGACATAAATGATAAGGTGGAGGTTGATCATAAGCCGTTTTGGGAAGAGATTGGTGTGTCTCCTTCACATGGTCCTATGTTTTCTGAGCTGCGCTTGTTGTTAACTCAGATTAGGAATTGGTCATTTGAGAAGAGAAGAATGATTGGCTTACTCAGTGTCTTATCTATTGGAGTACTTGGCATCTCTCCTGGCAGTAGAATTCCTTTGGAACAAGCAAAGAGAGTTCTAGACATAGAAGCATTTGAGAGATACCCTTGGGGACGTGTCGCATTTTCTAGCCTAGTAAATTCAGTGAAAGTTATTTCATTTGAAGAAAGGAACAAGTATACTCTTCGCGGATGCGTACATGCTCTCCTAATCTGGGTGTATGAGTCGATACCTGGTATTGGAGAAGAATATGGGAATCGTATAGAGGGTAACCAGGTTCCTCTTCTCTCTTGGTCTGCATCCCGTTGCCGCATAAACTGGAATCTGTTTTATAAAAAGGAGAAAAGTCTCCATCAGAAg GTACGAGTCAGACATCTCATTGTCAAATCAGAAGCTGAGATATACCCTCAATGGCCGGAGGACAAGGTTGATGATGATCTTCACAACTTGATCACAGACATTCTACATGGCGAGCTCGATGATACATATTGGAACCAGAACACACGTAATGCACCAGTAGCAAACAAAGCGAAAAGAAAACTAGCGAGCGAATGTGAAGCGTGTCTCAAGAAAAAAATGCCAAAAGAGAGGACATCTGAT TATGCATGTGGATCCGGCCTTAGGTTCGATGGAGATGATGGATTCAAGCATGATTTAATTGAAGCAGTGAAGACACTGACTTCAACGGTTGCAAGTATGGACAAAATAGTTGCTGAGAAGGTGTTGACTGCCGTAGACACAACGATTGAGGCAAAAGTAAATGCAAGAGTTGGTCAAGCCGAGCTGGTACTTGCGAAGCAAATCTCAACGTTAAAAGAAGATGTTGCTATACTTCGAGAGCAGATGCAAGCCATTGCCCCAAAAAATGATGCACACTTTGTAAACCAAGAAGATGAAGTCAACAGCAATGACCCC TCATGGATGGTCCAAGACAAGGCACCAACACATTTGGATGCTGCAGCAGTGCAATGTGTGGTTAGAAAGAAAGCCAAAAACTCAGAGGTCAAGCTAACGTCTCATGTTCTACTTGCCACTGATGGTGAGAAGGTTGTTGGAAAAAATCAAGCAAAAAAAGCCGCTGGAGATTTGAAAAcagtgaagaaggagaagaatgtAGTTCCACAACTCAGAGATTCTGCTGAAACATGGTCTAATTCAGAAGACAGGAACAAATATGGTAAACTAGATGCCACATTAGACCAGTTGGCAGCATCATTCTTGGATGGACCTTTGCAAAAACGCAAGCCACAGCTGACAAAGACTCAAGTGTATCCATATGTGGGGAACTCAACTGTGAAGAGGATCATAACAGGTGTCTCTAAAGCCTACCATGATCCTTTAGCTAAAGTAGATGAGACAAAATTTAAGAAGCTACTAGATTATCTGCACAATATTGC TGGTGATAATGATGTAGACACTCACTTCTACATGAGGCTAATAACGCCAAGAGATGATTGGGAAACAGATGAATCCGGGTGGCTAACAGATTCT aatATGGCATCTGCAATGCTTATGTTTCATAAAAGACATATGAAGGACCCGTCACCATACTCTTCATCAAGGATCGCTTTTCTTGACCACTGGTTTGTCAAGTCGTGGGTCAGAGACTACAAGACATACGATCCTAAGACATGGAAGTTCTCCGACACTTACAAGAAGGTCTTCAATGGAAATTATCCTACAGAGTTTTCCAACAACAGACAGTGGCTGAAGGATGTGGATCGATTGTTTCTTTGCCACTTGATAAATGGTAACCATTGGGTCGCTTTAGAAGTGGATCTTCTGAAGAAAATAATCCATGTTTACGACAGCATACAGACAGTTGTCCCAAGCATCACGGATCTACAAGAAGAGTGTCGTCCTTTCATGAAGATGATTCCTCTATTGCTGAATGAAATGGTTCCAGATAG GTAA
- the LOC103839417 gene encoding uncharacterized protein LOC103839417 isoform X1 → MTLSNSAKTYPPRLYEEGKCPLQHRSMNHNSHLAALQMVEEAVGLDAWESIKTSSVGVIVKLKEMDYTWSAKAVHHLLTNQLVVNNIHEIWSIIEGQPIRLSLYEFGQITGFNCEPFDINDKVEVDHKPFWEEIGVSPSHGPMFSELRLLLTQIRNWSFEKRRMIGLLSVLSIGVLGISPGSRIPLEQAKRVLDIEAFERYPWGRVAFSSLVNSVKVISFEERNKYTLRGCVHALLIWVYESIPGIGEEYGNRIEGNQVPLLSWSASRCRINWNLFYKKEKSLHQKVRVRHLIVKSEAEIYPQWPEDKVDDDLHNLITDILHGELDDTYWNQNTRNAPVANKAKRKLASECEACLKKKMPKERTSDYACGSGLRFDGDDGFKHDLIEAVKTLTSTVASMDKIVAEKVLTAVDTTIEAKVNARVGQAELVLAKQISTLKEDVAILREQMQAIAPKNDAHFVNQEDEVNSNDPSWMVQDKAPTHLDAAAVQCVVRKKAKNSEVKLTSHVLLATDGEKVVGKNQAKKAAGDLKTVKKEKNVVPQLRDSAETWSNSEDRNKYGKLDATLDQLAASFLDGPLQKRKPQLTKTQVYPYVGNSTVKRIITGVSKAYHDPLAKVDETKFKKLLDYLHNIAGDNDVDTHFYMRLITPRDDWETDESGWLTDSNMASAMLMFHKRHMKDPSPYSSSRIAFLDHWFVKSWVRDYKTYDPKTWKFSDTYKKVFNGNYPTEFSNNRQWLKDVDRLFLCHLINGNHWVALEVDLLKKIIHVYDSIQTVVPSITDLQEECRPFMKMIPLLLNEMVPDRKKSSQQFKISRLKSVPKNKIPGDCGVYALKYIECKAIGCGFEGLSDQCIPSMRIKLAAEIYDEVSGL, encoded by the exons ATGACTCTATCAAACAGTGCAAAAACATATCCACCAAGGTTGTATGAAGAGGGGAAATGTCCATTGCAACATCGAAGCATGAATCACAACTCTCACTTGGCTGCTTTGCAGATGGTCGAGGAAGCAGTTGGCTTAGATGCGTGGGAATCCATTAAAACATCATCTGTTGGAGTTATTGTGAAGTTGAAAGAGATGGATTATACATGGTCAGCCAAGGCAGTTCACCATTTATTGACAAACCAATTGGTGGTTAATAATATCCATGAGATATGGTCTATCATAGAAGGTCAACCAATTAGGCTATCTCTATATGAGTTTGGTCAGATTACAGGTTTTAATTGTGAGCCTTTCGACATAAATGATAAGGTGGAGGTTGATCATAAGCCGTTTTGGGAAGAGATTGGTGTGTCTCCTTCACATGGTCCTATGTTTTCTGAGCTGCGCTTGTTGTTAACTCAGATTAGGAATTGGTCATTTGAGAAGAGAAGAATGATTGGCTTACTCAGTGTCTTATCTATTGGAGTACTTGGCATCTCTCCTGGCAGTAGAATTCCTTTGGAACAAGCAAAGAGAGTTCTAGACATAGAAGCATTTGAGAGATACCCTTGGGGACGTGTCGCATTTTCTAGCCTAGTAAATTCAGTGAAAGTTATTTCATTTGAAGAAAGGAACAAGTATACTCTTCGCGGATGCGTACATGCTCTCCTAATCTGGGTGTATGAGTCGATACCTGGTATTGGAGAAGAATATGGGAATCGTATAGAGGGTAACCAGGTTCCTCTTCTCTCTTGGTCTGCATCCCGTTGCCGCATAAACTGGAATCTGTTTTATAAAAAGGAGAAAAGTCTCCATCAGAAg GTACGAGTCAGACATCTCATTGTCAAATCAGAAGCTGAGATATACCCTCAATGGCCGGAGGACAAGGTTGATGATGATCTTCACAACTTGATCACAGACATTCTACATGGCGAGCTCGATGATACATATTGGAACCAGAACACACGTAATGCACCAGTAGCAAACAAAGCGAAAAGAAAACTAGCGAGCGAATGTGAAGCGTGTCTCAAGAAAAAAATGCCAAAAGAGAGGACATCTGAT TATGCATGTGGATCCGGCCTTAGGTTCGATGGAGATGATGGATTCAAGCATGATTTAATTGAAGCAGTGAAGACACTGACTTCAACGGTTGCAAGTATGGACAAAATAGTTGCTGAGAAGGTGTTGACTGCCGTAGACACAACGATTGAGGCAAAAGTAAATGCAAGAGTTGGTCAAGCCGAGCTGGTACTTGCGAAGCAAATCTCAACGTTAAAAGAAGATGTTGCTATACTTCGAGAGCAGATGCAAGCCATTGCCCCAAAAAATGATGCACACTTTGTAAACCAAGAAGATGAAGTCAACAGCAATGACCCC TCATGGATGGTCCAAGACAAGGCACCAACACATTTGGATGCTGCAGCAGTGCAATGTGTGGTTAGAAAGAAAGCCAAAAACTCAGAGGTCAAGCTAACGTCTCATGTTCTACTTGCCACTGATGGTGAGAAGGTTGTTGGAAAAAATCAAGCAAAAAAAGCCGCTGGAGATTTGAAAAcagtgaagaaggagaagaatgtAGTTCCACAACTCAGAGATTCTGCTGAAACATGGTCTAATTCAGAAGACAGGAACAAATATGGTAAACTAGATGCCACATTAGACCAGTTGGCAGCATCATTCTTGGATGGACCTTTGCAAAAACGCAAGCCACAGCTGACAAAGACTCAAGTGTATCCATATGTGGGGAACTCAACTGTGAAGAGGATCATAACAGGTGTCTCTAAAGCCTACCATGATCCTTTAGCTAAAGTAGATGAGACAAAATTTAAGAAGCTACTAGATTATCTGCACAATATTGC TGGTGATAATGATGTAGACACTCACTTCTACATGAGGCTAATAACGCCAAGAGATGATTGGGAAACAGATGAATCCGGGTGGCTAACAGATTCT aatATGGCATCTGCAATGCTTATGTTTCATAAAAGACATATGAAGGACCCGTCACCATACTCTTCATCAAGGATCGCTTTTCTTGACCACTGGTTTGTCAAGTCGTGGGTCAGAGACTACAAGACATACGATCCTAAGACATGGAAGTTCTCCGACACTTACAAGAAGGTCTTCAATGGAAATTATCCTACAGAGTTTTCCAACAACAGACAGTGGCTGAAGGATGTGGATCGATTGTTTCTTTGCCACTTGATAAATGGTAACCATTGGGTCGCTTTAGAAGTGGATCTTCTGAAGAAAATAATCCATGTTTACGACAGCATACAGACAGTTGTCCCAAGCATCACGGATCTACAAGAAGAGTGTCGTCCTTTCATGAAGATGATTCCTCTATTGCTGAATGAAATGGTTCCAGATAGGAAAAAGAGTTCACAGCAGTTCAAGATTTCAAGACTTAAAAGTGTGCCCAAGAATAAAATCCCTGGTGATTGTGGTGTTTACGCTCTGAAGTATATAGAGTGTAAGGCGATTGGCTGTGGTTTTGAAGGACTTTCTGACCAGTGTATTCCATCAATGCGTATTAAGTTAGCTGCTGAGATCTATGATGAAGTTTCGGGTCTGTAG
- the LOC103839417 gene encoding uncharacterized protein LOC103839417 isoform X2 produces the protein MTLSNSAKTYPPRLYEEGKCPLQHRSMNHNSHLAALQMVEEAVGLDAWESIKTSSVGVIVKLKEMDYTWSAKAVHHLLTNQLVVNNIHEIWSIIEGQPIRLSLYEFGQITGFNCEPFDINDKVEVDHKPFWEEIGVSPSHGPMFSELRLLLTQIRNWSFEKRRMIGLLSVLSIGVLGISPGSRIPLEQAKRVLDIEAFERYPWGRVAFSSLVNSVKVISFEERNKYTLRGCVHALLIWVYESIPGIGEEYGNRIEGNQVPLLSWSASRCRINWNLFYKKEKSLHQKVRVRHLIVKSEAEIYPQWPEDKVDDDLHNLITDILHGELDDTYWNQNTRNAPVANKAKRKLASECEACLKKKMPKERTSDYACGSGLRFDGDDGFKHDLIEAVKTLTSTVASMDKIVAEKVLTAVDTTIEAKVNARVGQAELVLAKQISTLKEDVAILREQMQAIAPKNDAHFVNQEDEVNSNDPSWMVQDKAPTHLDAAAVQCVVRKKAKNSEVKLTSHVLLATDGEKVVGKNQAKKAAGDLKTVKKEKNVVPQLRDSAETWSNSEDRNKYGKLDATLDQLAASFLDGPLQKRKPQLTKTQVYPYVGNSTVKRIITGVSKAYHDPLAKVDETKFKKLLDYLHNIGDNDVDTHFYMRLITPRDDWETDESGWLTDSNMASAMLMFHKRHMKDPSPYSSSRIAFLDHWFVKSWVRDYKTYDPKTWKFSDTYKKVFNGNYPTEFSNNRQWLKDVDRLFLCHLINGNHWVALEVDLLKKIIHVYDSIQTVVPSITDLQEECRPFMKMIPLLLNEMVPDRKKSSQQFKISRLKSVPKNKIPGDCGVYALKYIECKAIGCGFEGLSDQCIPSMRIKLAAEIYDEVSGL, from the exons ATGACTCTATCAAACAGTGCAAAAACATATCCACCAAGGTTGTATGAAGAGGGGAAATGTCCATTGCAACATCGAAGCATGAATCACAACTCTCACTTGGCTGCTTTGCAGATGGTCGAGGAAGCAGTTGGCTTAGATGCGTGGGAATCCATTAAAACATCATCTGTTGGAGTTATTGTGAAGTTGAAAGAGATGGATTATACATGGTCAGCCAAGGCAGTTCACCATTTATTGACAAACCAATTGGTGGTTAATAATATCCATGAGATATGGTCTATCATAGAAGGTCAACCAATTAGGCTATCTCTATATGAGTTTGGTCAGATTACAGGTTTTAATTGTGAGCCTTTCGACATAAATGATAAGGTGGAGGTTGATCATAAGCCGTTTTGGGAAGAGATTGGTGTGTCTCCTTCACATGGTCCTATGTTTTCTGAGCTGCGCTTGTTGTTAACTCAGATTAGGAATTGGTCATTTGAGAAGAGAAGAATGATTGGCTTACTCAGTGTCTTATCTATTGGAGTACTTGGCATCTCTCCTGGCAGTAGAATTCCTTTGGAACAAGCAAAGAGAGTTCTAGACATAGAAGCATTTGAGAGATACCCTTGGGGACGTGTCGCATTTTCTAGCCTAGTAAATTCAGTGAAAGTTATTTCATTTGAAGAAAGGAACAAGTATACTCTTCGCGGATGCGTACATGCTCTCCTAATCTGGGTGTATGAGTCGATACCTGGTATTGGAGAAGAATATGGGAATCGTATAGAGGGTAACCAGGTTCCTCTTCTCTCTTGGTCTGCATCCCGTTGCCGCATAAACTGGAATCTGTTTTATAAAAAGGAGAAAAGTCTCCATCAGAAg GTACGAGTCAGACATCTCATTGTCAAATCAGAAGCTGAGATATACCCTCAATGGCCGGAGGACAAGGTTGATGATGATCTTCACAACTTGATCACAGACATTCTACATGGCGAGCTCGATGATACATATTGGAACCAGAACACACGTAATGCACCAGTAGCAAACAAAGCGAAAAGAAAACTAGCGAGCGAATGTGAAGCGTGTCTCAAGAAAAAAATGCCAAAAGAGAGGACATCTGAT TATGCATGTGGATCCGGCCTTAGGTTCGATGGAGATGATGGATTCAAGCATGATTTAATTGAAGCAGTGAAGACACTGACTTCAACGGTTGCAAGTATGGACAAAATAGTTGCTGAGAAGGTGTTGACTGCCGTAGACACAACGATTGAGGCAAAAGTAAATGCAAGAGTTGGTCAAGCCGAGCTGGTACTTGCGAAGCAAATCTCAACGTTAAAAGAAGATGTTGCTATACTTCGAGAGCAGATGCAAGCCATTGCCCCAAAAAATGATGCACACTTTGTAAACCAAGAAGATGAAGTCAACAGCAATGACCCC TCATGGATGGTCCAAGACAAGGCACCAACACATTTGGATGCTGCAGCAGTGCAATGTGTGGTTAGAAAGAAAGCCAAAAACTCAGAGGTCAAGCTAACGTCTCATGTTCTACTTGCCACTGATGGTGAGAAGGTTGTTGGAAAAAATCAAGCAAAAAAAGCCGCTGGAGATTTGAAAAcagtgaagaaggagaagaatgtAGTTCCACAACTCAGAGATTCTGCTGAAACATGGTCTAATTCAGAAGACAGGAACAAATATGGTAAACTAGATGCCACATTAGACCAGTTGGCAGCATCATTCTTGGATGGACCTTTGCAAAAACGCAAGCCACAGCTGACAAAGACTCAAGTGTATCCATATGTGGGGAACTCAACTGTGAAGAGGATCATAACAGGTGTCTCTAAAGCCTACCATGATCCTTTAGCTAAAGTAGATGAGACAAAATTTAAGAAGCTACTAGATTATCTGCACAATAT TGGTGATAATGATGTAGACACTCACTTCTACATGAGGCTAATAACGCCAAGAGATGATTGGGAAACAGATGAATCCGGGTGGCTAACAGATTCT aatATGGCATCTGCAATGCTTATGTTTCATAAAAGACATATGAAGGACCCGTCACCATACTCTTCATCAAGGATCGCTTTTCTTGACCACTGGTTTGTCAAGTCGTGGGTCAGAGACTACAAGACATACGATCCTAAGACATGGAAGTTCTCCGACACTTACAAGAAGGTCTTCAATGGAAATTATCCTACAGAGTTTTCCAACAACAGACAGTGGCTGAAGGATGTGGATCGATTGTTTCTTTGCCACTTGATAAATGGTAACCATTGGGTCGCTTTAGAAGTGGATCTTCTGAAGAAAATAATCCATGTTTACGACAGCATACAGACAGTTGTCCCAAGCATCACGGATCTACAAGAAGAGTGTCGTCCTTTCATGAAGATGATTCCTCTATTGCTGAATGAAATGGTTCCAGATAGGAAAAAGAGTTCACAGCAGTTCAAGATTTCAAGACTTAAAAGTGTGCCCAAGAATAAAATCCCTGGTGATTGTGGTGTTTACGCTCTGAAGTATATAGAGTGTAAGGCGATTGGCTGTGGTTTTGAAGGACTTTCTGACCAGTGTATTCCATCAATGCGTATTAAGTTAGCTGCTGAGATCTATGATGAAGTTTCGGGTCTGTAG